One genomic region from Sciurus carolinensis chromosome 2, mSciCar1.2, whole genome shotgun sequence encodes:
- the Spint1 gene encoding kunitz-type protease inhibitor 1: protein MKVTPLGRRATAPGRTMAGARLAQTRIPVVAVLLLCVLGLRITDAGLPPAPPEPPAGAACLGLFTPGVPAFVLDTEASVSNGATFLGSPTVRRGWDCVRACCATQNCNLALVELQPDGGEDAISACFLMNCLYEQNFVCKFAPREGFINYLTREVYRSYRELRTQGFGGSRIPRAWVGIDLKVQPQEPLVLKDMDNTDWHLLQGDRDVRVERNSPDQVELWGLKEGTYLFQLTVTGSEHPENKANITVTVLSAKQTEDYCLASNKVGRCRGSFPRWYYDPKEQICKRFTYGGCLGNKNNYLREEECMLACRDVQGPSMERHHPVCSGSCHPTQFRCSDGCCIDSFLECDDTPDCPDSSDEATCEKYTSGFDELQSIRFLSDKGHCVDLPDTGLCQESIPRWYYNPFSERCARFTYGGCYGNKNNFEEEQQCLESCRGISKKDVFGLRRESSISSVGSVEVAVAVLLVICIIVVIAILGYWYFKNQRSDFRRHRHHHHPPPTPASSTVSTTEDTEHLVYNHTTRPL, encoded by the exons ATGAAGGTGACCCCCCTCGGAAGGAGGGCGACGGCCCCTGGAAGGACGATGGCTGGCGCCCGCCTTGCCCAAACCCGCATCCCTGTGGTCGCGGTGTTGCTTCTGTGCGTGCTGGGTCTCCGGATCACCGACGCCGGGCTGCCGCCCGCACCTCCTGAGCCGCCCGCAGGAGCCGCCTGCCTTGGCCTCTTCACCCCGGGCGTTCCTGCCTTCGTGCTGGACACCGAAGCCTCGGTCAGCAACGGGGCCACTTTTCTGGGTTCCCCTACCGTGCGCCGGGGCTGGGATTGCGTGCGCGCCTGTTGCGCCACCCAGAATTGCAATCTGGCGCTGGTGGAGCTGCAGCCCGACGGCGGCGAGGACGCCATCTCCGCTTGCTTCCTCATGAATTGTCTGTACGAGCAGAACTTCGTGTGCAAATTCGCTCCCAGAGAGGGCTTCATCAATTACCTCACTAGAGAGGTTTACCGCTCCTACCGCGAGCTTCGGACCCAGGGCTTCGGAG GGTCCCGGATCCCCAGGGCCTGGGTGGGCATAGACTTGAAGGTGCAGCCCCAGGAACCCCTGGTGCTAAAGGATATGGACAACACAGATTGGCATCTACTGCAGGGTGACAGAGACGTCAGAGTAGAG AGGAACAGTCCGGACCAGGTGGAGCTGTGGGGACTCAAGGAAGGCACCTACCTGTTCCAGTTGACAGTGACTGGTTCAGAACATCCAGAGAACAAGGCCAACATCACGGTCACTGTGCTATCCGCCAAGCAGACAGAAG ACTATTGCCTTGCATCTAACAAGGTGGGCCGCTGCCGGGGTTCCTTCCCCCGCTGGTACTATGACCCCAAGGAACAAATATGCAAGAGATTCACTTATGGAGGTTGCTTGGGCAACAAGAACAACTACCTTCGGGAAGAAGAGTGTATGCTAGCCTGCCGGGATGTGCAAG GTCCCTCGATGGAAAGGCACCATCCAG TGTGTTCTGGCAGCTGCCACCCCACCCAATTCCGCTGCAGTGATGGCTGCTGCATCGACAGCTTCCTGGAGTGTGATGACACCCCAGACTGCCCTGACAGCTCTGACGAGGCCACCTGTGAAAAAT ACACCAGTGGCTTTGATGAGCTCCAGAGTATCCGTTTCCTCAGTGACAAAG GGCACTGTGTGGACTTGCCAGACACAGGACTCTGCCAGGAGAGCATCCCACGCTGGTACTACAACCCTTTCAGTGAACGCTGTGCCCGCTTCACCTATGGTGGTTGTTATGgcaacaagaacaactttgaggaaGAGCAGCAGTGTCTCGAGTCCTGTCGTGGCATCTCCA AGAAAGATGTGTTTGGTCTGCGACGGGAAAGCTCCATCTCCAGTGTTG GCTCTGTGGAGGTGGCTGTTGCTGTCCTCCTGGTCATCTGCATCATTGTGGTGATAGCCATCCTGGGTTACTGGTACTTCAAGAACCAAAGAAGCGACTTCCGCAGACatcgccaccaccaccacccaccacccacccctGCCAGCTCCACTGTCTCCACCACTGAAGACACAGAGCACCTGGTCTATAATCACACCACCCGACCCCTCTGA